One segment of Brassica napus cultivar Da-Ae chromosome C3, Da-Ae, whole genome shotgun sequence DNA contains the following:
- the LOC106383411 gene encoding branched-chain-amino-acid aminotransferase 6-like has protein sequence MTPASLEQFVEAVKKTVLANDKRVPPPGKGALYIRPLHLGSGAILGVAPAPEYTFLIYVSPVGDYRKVSLGVNMKVDHNYHLAHSGGAGGVKSCTNCSPIVKSLVEARSSGFSDVLFLDAVTGRNIEEASTFNIFIVKVQERDVTVDELLEAEEVLCTGTAVVV, from the exons ATGACACCAGCTTCTCTGGAGCAATTTGTTGAAGCAGTCAAGAAAACTGTCCTTGCCAACGACAAAAGG GTTCCTCCCCCGGGTAAAGGAGCTTTGTATATAAGACCTCTGCATCTAGGTAGTGGTGCTATTCTTGGAGTAGCTCCAGCACCTGAGTACACGTTCCTCATTTACGTGTCTCCCGTTGGAGATTATCGTAAG GTGAGCTTAGGCGTGAACATGAAAGTTGATCATAACTATCACCTAGCCCATTCAGGTGGAGCGGGTGGTGTCAAGAGCTGCACGAACTGTTCTCCA ATTGTGAAATCATTGGTAGAAGCAAGGTCTTCAGGTTTCTCTGATGTCTTGTTTCTAGATGCGGTAACTGGCAGAAACATCGAAGAGGCGTCTACATTTAACATCTTCATTGTCAAG GTCCAAGAACGAGATGTTACTGTGGATGAGTTATTAGAGGCAGAAGAAGTGTTATGCACGGGCACTGCAGTGGTCGTTTAA
- the LOC106417772 gene encoding receptor-like protein 30, with protein sequence MVRKQSYCYFFCFISLQLYSVVSSTPHLCRHDQRDALLKFKDEFPNLQYSPRASNTSLSSWNKSMDCCSWEGVTCDGKSGEVNSLYFYSIFLNNSLKEDSGLFRLAHLQNLTLSNCYLHGNIPSSIGNLSQLITLELSSNKLVGQLPPSMGNLTQLRFLVLSQNNLSGNIPVSFSNLKELVNLDISSNQFTGGNFPFILPNVTSLYRLPLGVSGLSKLENFDMHDNSLSGPLHTSLFMIPSLLWVDFSGNYLEGPIEFGNISSSSRLEYLFLANNQFKGTIPTSISNLGNLLHLDLSNNNLEGQVPGWLSQRQQVMLSQNSFNSFEKSWEVFEETNMEALDLRSNSFQGTFPYWICKLRSLRFLDVSDNRFTGSIPQCLKNATVSLTYLVLRNNSFSGILPNIFFNATQLISLDVSHNQLEGKVPKSLINCKAMQLLNMESNRFEDEFPSWLGSLPSLKIFILRSNQFYGPLYHNNRLSIGFQALKVIDLSNNHFSGSLPSFYFSNWHEMTTLTGNYDDSYMEYYVYYAAVYYNSMEMVNRGVNTEFERIRQDFRAIDFSRNNFFGSIPESIGLLKELHLLNVSGNTFTSNIPQSLKNLTKLETLDLSWNQLSGQIPGGLASLSFLSTMDFSHNNLQGPIPRSTQFQSQNCSSFMDNHKLYGLEEICRETDHAPNPTPQAYEDLFEREERVINWIAAAIAYGPGVFCGLVIGHIFLSEKHKWLTERHLL encoded by the exons ATGGTTCGTAAACAAAGTTATTGTTATTTCTTCTGCTTTATTTCTCTCCAACTATACTCTGTTGTTTCTTCTACACCCCATCTTTGCCGCCATGACCAAAGGGATGCTCTTCTGAAGTTTAAAGATGAGTTTCCAAATCTTCAGTATAGCCCAAGAGCGAGTAATACATCATTAAGTTCATGGAACAAGAGCATGGATTGTTGTTCTTGGGAGGGTGTCACATGCGATGGTAAATCTGGTGAGGTGAATTcgctttatttttattcaattttccTCAACAACTCTCTGAAAGAAGATAGTGGTCTTTTTAGACTCGCACATCTTCAAAACCTAACCCTTAGTAATTGTTATCTTCATGGAAACATCCCTTCTTCAATAGGAAACCTTTCTCAACTCATAACGCTTGAGCTTTCCAGTAATAAGTTAGTAGGTCAACTTCCACCGTCAATGGGAAACCTAACCCAACTAAGATTCCTTGTCCTTTCCCAAAATAACCTTAGTGGCAATATTCCTGTTTCCTTTTCCAATTTAAAGGAGCTGGTCAATTTAGACATCTCAAGCAATCAATTCACGGGtggaaattttccttttataCTGCCAAATGTAACCAGTTTGTATAGACTTCCACTTGGGGTGAGTGGACTATCCAAATTGGAGAATTTTGATATGCATGACAACTCATTGTCTGGGCCTCTTCATACATCATTATTCATGATTCCTTCCTTGCTATGGGTTGATTTTAGCGGAAACTATTTGGAAGGGCCGATAGAGTTTGGAAACATTTCATCGTCGTCTAGGcttgaatatttatttcttgCTAATAACCAATTCAAAGGCACAATCCCCACCTCTATATCAAACTTAGGCAACCTCCTTCATCTTGATCTTTCCAACAATAACTTAGAAGGCCAAGTGCCAGGGTGGCTTTCGCAACGGCAACAAGTAATGCTTTCTCAAAACTCTTTCAACAGTTTTGAAAAATCATGGGAAGTTTTCGAGGAAACAAACATGGAGGCGTTGGATCTTCGTTCGAACTCATTCCAAGGAACGTTTCCTTATTGGATATGCAAGCTTAGATCATTACGGTTCTTAGATGTGTCCGACAATCGCTTCACTGGCTCGATCCCTCAGTGTTTAAAGAATGCCACTGTTTCTCTTACCTATCTAGTTCTGCGTAACAATAGTTTCAGTGGCATTCTACCAAACATATTCTTCAACGCGACACAGCTAATATCACTTGACGTTAGCCACAACCAGCTGGAGGGAAAAGTTCCCAAATCTTTGATCAATTGCAAAGCTATGCAACTTCTAAATATGGAAAGCAACAGATTCGAGGACGAGTTTCCATCTTGGTTGGGTTCTCTACCTTCTTTAAAAATCTTCATCCTCCGATCAAACCAATTCTATGGGCCGTTATATCACAACAACCGCCTATCCATTGGGTTCCAAGCTTTAAAAGTGATTGATCTCTCAAACAATCATTTCAGTGGAAGCTTGCCCAGTTTCTATTTTTCCAACTGGCACGAAATGACTACATTAACGGGGAACTATGATGACTCATACATGGAATACTACGTCTACTATGCTGCTGTTTATTATAATTCCATGGAAATGGTTAATAGAGGGGTAAATACGGAATTTGAGCGGATCCGACAAGACTTCAGAGCCATTGACTTTTcgagaaacaatttttt TGGAAGTATACCCGAATCCATTGGATTGTTGAAAGAGTTGCATCTTCTCAACGTGTCGGGTAATACATTCACAAGCAATATTCCTCAATCGTTGAAAAATTTGACAAAGCTCGAGACACTAGACCTGTCTTGGAATCAGTTGTCTGGTCAGATCCCTGGAGGTCTTGCAAGCCTCTCGTTTCTATCAACCATGGACTTTTCGCACAACAATCTCCAAGGTCCAATACCACGAAGCACACAGTTTCAAAGCCAGAACTGTTCTTCGTTCATGGACAACCACAAACTCTACGGTCTCGAAGAAATATGCCGTGAAACTGATCATGCCCCTAATCCTACACCACAAGCTTATGAAGACTTGTTTGAGCGAGAAGAACGAGTTATTAACTGGATAGCAGCAGCAATAGCCTATGGACCTGGTGTGTTTTGTGGACTGGTGATTGGACATATTTTTTTGAGCGAGAAACACAAGTGGCTTACCGAACGTCATCTCTTATAG